TCGCGGCCGACAGCGAATAGGGCGGCATGGAGCAGGCGCTGTCGCCCGAGTGGACGCCGGCTTCCTCGATATGCTCCAGCACGCCGGCCACGAACACCGTCTCGTCGTCACACAGGGCGTCCACGTCCACCTCGGTGGCGCGGTTCAGGTAGTGGTCGATCAGCACGGGGTCGTCGCCGGACACGCGCATGGCTTCGCCGACGTAGCGGTCCAGCTGCTCGCGATCGTGGACGATCATCATGCCGCGCCCGCCCAGGACGTAGGAGGGGCGCAGCACGACGGGATAGCCGACCTCTTCGGCCTTGCGCGCGGCCTCCTCGGCGCTGCGGGCCAGGGCGTTCGGCGGCTGGCGCAGGCCAATGGCCTCCAGCATCTGCTGGAACCGCTCGCGGTCCTCGGCCAGGTCGATGGAGTCTACCGAAGTGCCCAGGACCGGAACGCCGTCGTCGCGCAGGGCGTGCGCCAGCTTCAGCGGCGTCTGGCCGCCGAACTGGACCACCACCCCAATCAGCTCGCCCCGGGACCGCTCGACCTCGATCAGCTCCAGCACGTCCTCGGCCGTCAGCGGCTCGAAATACAGCCGGTCCGAGGTGTCGTAGTCGGTCGATACCGTTTCCGGGTTGCAGTTGACCATGATGCTTTCAACGCCGATGTCGTCGAACGCGAACGCCGCGTGGCAGCAGCAGTAGTCGAACTCGATGCCCTGGCCGATGCGGTTCGGTCCGCCGCCCAGAATGATGGCCTTCTTCCGGTCCGACGGCTCGGCCTCGTTCTCCGGGACCTGGCCCAGCGCGCCGGTCTCATAGGTCGAGTACATGTAGGCGGTGGCCGAGGCGAACTCGGCCGCGCAGGTGTCGATGCGTTTGAACACCGGGCGCACCTCCAGCGCGCGGCGAGCGTCGCGGACCTGTTTCTCGCTCTGGCCGGTCAGATGGGCGAGGCGTGCGTCTGAGAAGCCCATGGCCTTGAGGCGGCGGAACTCGCGGGCGAACCCCTCCACCGCTTCGCGGTCCCCCTCCCCACTGGCGTGGGGAGGAGAGGCTTCCGCCCCGTTCTCCTCCCTGTCCGCGCCAGCGGATGGGGAGGTGGCGCGGCGCCCCTGCGCCGTGACGGAGGGGGCCTGCCCCGGCAGCCCCTTGACGCGGACCAGCCCCTCCGTGCGGACGATCTCGGCGATCTGGCGCAGGAACCAGGGCTCGTAGGAACAGGCGGCGTGCACCTCCTCGACCGACAGGCCGTGGCGGAAGGCCTGGGCGATGACGCGTATGCGGTCGGGCGTCGGCTGGCCCAGCGCCCGCACCACGGCGGCGCGGATCGAGGCGTCCTCGCCGTCGCCGCCCACGCCGTCGATCTCGATCTCGTCGAAACCGGATAGGCCGGTCTCCAGCCCCCGCAGCGCCTTTTGCATCGACTCCTGGAAGGTGCGGCCGATGGCCATGACCTCGCCGACCGACTTCATGGAGGTGGTCAGCGACGCCTCGGCGCCCGGATACTTCTCGAAGGCGAAGCGCGGGATCTTGGTGACCACATAGTCGATCGACGGCTCGAAGCTGGCCGGCGTGACCTGGGTGATGTCGTTCTGCAGCTCGTCCAGGGTGTAGCCGACCGCCAGGCGCGCGGCGACCTTGGCGATGGGGAAGCCGGTGGCCTTGGACGCCAGCGCCGACGAGCGCGACACGCGCGGGTTCATCTCGATCACCACCATGCGGCCGTCCGCCGGATTGATCGCCCACTGGACGTTCGAGCCGCCGGTCTCGACCCCGATCTCGCGCAGCACGTTGATCGAGCCGGTCCGCATCGCCTGATATTCCTTGTCGGTCAGGGTCAGGGCAGGGGCCACGGTGATCGAGTCGCCCGTATGGACGCCCATCGGATCGATGTTCTCGATCGAGCAGATGATGATGCAGTTGTCCGCCTTGTCGCGGACGACCTCCATCTCGAACTCCTTCCAGCCGAGCACGCTCTCCTCGATCAGCACCTCGGTGGTCGGCGACAGGTCCAGGCCGCGGGCGACGATCTCCTCGAACTCCTCGCGGTTGTAGGCGATGCCGCCGCCGGTGCCGGCCAGGGTGAAGGAGGGGCGGATGATGGCGGGCAGGCCGACGAACTCCAGCCCGTCCAGCGCCTCGTCCATGGTGTGCGCCGCGTGGGAGCGGGGGCTCTCCAGCCCCAGCTTGTCCATGGCGTCGCGGAACTTCTGGCGATCCTCGGCCTTGTCGATGACCTCGGCGCGCGCCCCGATCATCTCCACGCCGTGGCGGGCCAGCGCGCCCGACGCGTCCAACGCCAGCGCCGTGTTCAGCGCCGTCTGGCCGCCCATGGTGGGAAGCAGGGCGTCCGGCTTTTCGCGGGCGATGATCTTTTCGACGATCTCGGGCGTGATCGGCTCGATGTAGGTGGCGTCGGCCACCTCCGGGTCGGTCATGATGGTCGCCGGGTTCGAGTTGACCAGGATGACGCGGTAGCCCTCGGCCTTCAGCGCCTTGCAGGCCTGCACGCCCGAATAGTCGAACTCGCACGCCTGGCCGATCACGATGGGGCCGGCGCCGATGATCAGGATCGAGCGGATGTCTGTGCGCTTGGGCATGGATCAGGCCTCTTGTTGTTCTAGTTCGTCACGACCGCGCATTCCCAGCCGTCGTAGTCCAGCTGGAAGGCCGCGGCCCAGGATTGCATCATCGCCGAGGTGGCGGAAAACGACGCCTCGTCCACCGCCGTGGTGGTCTCCAGCACCGTGTAGTCGTCGGCGCCCCGCGTCAGAAAGCCGGCCCGGCGCGCCACCTCGTTCAGGTCGCCGTGCTCGCCGTCGCCGTGGAAGTAGAACAGGGTGTGGCGCGGCGTGACGCCGCTGTCGCCCTGGGCCGCCAAGGCCGCGCGCACCATGGCGTCGCGCTCGTCGTGGCTGACGTCGGAAGCGTCCACAGCCGTCCTCATCTCCATGCACGCGCCAAGCCGTCGCGAGACGCGCTCGCGGCGGATCGATCCGGTTGTCGGTTAAGCGGCCCGTTTAGAGAGGGGGGGCGGCGCTGGCAAGCAAGCGAGATCGCATCGCCCACGAAAAAGGGCGGCCCGTGCGGACCGCCCTCCAGTTCGTGGCTTCCGACTGATCCTAGAACGGGCGGAAGTTCAGGCCGACAAAGAAGCGGCGGCCGTAGGGGTCGAAGTTGGAATACAGGGTCGTGCCCAGATAGTCCTTCTGCTCGGCGTCAAAGACGTTGACCACGCCCGCGCGCACCGACAGGTCCTCACGCACGTTCCAGCGCACCGTCAGGTCGTGACGGGCGAAGTTGCCCGTGCGCGTCTGATAGTAATACCGCTGGTCGGCATTGTTGATGAAGTCGCGAGACTCGATGATGTCCTGAGACGTCTGCCAGTCCGCCGTCCAGTTGACGCTCCAGATCTCGTTGGGCGTGTAGGTCAGCGAGGAGGTGAAGCGCACCTTGGGATAGAAGGGCGTGCTGACCAGTTCATCGAAATCCGACGGGTCTTCGGCGTTGAAGAACTCCTGTTGCTCGATCAGGTACAGGCCGGCGATCGAATAGTCGAGGCGACCCCAATTGCGACCCAGCATCTCATCGAAGTCGAAGCGATAATTGGCCGTGAAGTCGAGACCGCGCGTTTCCAGCTTGGCGTAGTTGATCGAGCCCTGGATGAAGCCGCCGACCGGATCGCCTTGCGGCGCGCCGATGCCGAACGGAATGTCCGGGTTGTTGCGGAAGATGGTGGCGCACGCCGCGTCGTTCAGCGACGGCCCGTTGACGCAGTTCGCCGCCGCCGTCGCCGCCGAGATGGCCGAGATGACATTGTCGATCTTGATCTCGTAGTAGTCGAGGACCAGCGAGAAGTTCGGGATGAAGCGCGGCTTCAGCACCGTCGAGAAGGTGAAGCTGTCCGATTCTTCCGGCTGCAGGGCGGGGTTGCCGCCCAGCACGCCCGACACGCCCGAGGTGTAGGTCGGGCGGAAGTCGTCGGTCGTCTCCGGCGTGGCGCCGGCGAAGTCGAAGTCCAGGCCTTGCTGCGCCGCCAGGGCCGAGCAGTTCTGGATCCGGTTCGCCTTCTGGTCCGCGTCGTTGACGGCGATGATGGCCTGCGTGGTGCAGGGGTCGGTGAAGTCGTTCAGGAACGTCTGGCTGAACGGCGAGAAGTTCTCGCCCAGGTCAGGCACCCGGATCGAGGTGTTGAAGCTGGTCTTGAAGGCGATGTCCGGGATCGGACGATAGATCAGGTTGACGCCATAGACGTCCTGAGCGCCCACGGTGGAATAGTCGGCGTAGCGATAGGAGCCGCTCAGCTCGGCGTATTCACCCAGCATGGAGTCGCGGAACAGCGGGATCGACAGTTCGGCGAAGACTTCCTTGCTCTCGTAGGACGCTTCCAGGAAGTCGGGACCCGTGTTCAGGAACAGCAGGCGGCCCGCGGTGTCGCGATCACGTCCGGTAGCCGAGGTTTCCTCGCGGCGGTATTCGCCGCCAATCGCCACGCCGATCGAACCGGCGCCCCAGAAGTCCCACAGGTTGCCCGAGATTGAGCCAAGCACCTGTTGCTGCTCGTTCTGCTCGGTGACGCCGATGTCGGCCAGGATGTATTCGATGGCCTCGGCGCTCTGGTTGCCCTTGCCGAACACATTCAGCGGCGCGCATTGGTCAATGGAGTTGCGACCATATTCGCTGTCGCGAAGGTCGCCGCCCCGCTGATAGTCGTCCAAATCAGCGCCTTGGGCGTCGAGCAACTGCACGCGGCAGACGATCTGACCCGCTTGGCCGTTGACGATGCCGGCGGTGTCCACCACCGCGTCCGCCGCCAAGGCGAAGCGTTGGGTGTCGGTGCCGTGTTCCCGGTTTTCGACCTCGACCTTGCCATAGGTGTAGCCCAGGTCCCACGATAGGTCGCGGACAAAGGCGATCTGATCCCAGTCGCCGCGCGCGCCGAAGACATAGCGCTGCAGTTCGCGGGTGTTGTCCTGATAGCGGTCAGGCCCGAACAGCGAGTGACGGGCGAACTGCGCCGCGACCGGCGCCAGCGGCTGGCCGGGCGAGGTCAGGGTCGGCGTGGTGAAGGGCGTCACCGTGTTGGTGCGGATGGCGTCCTTGACGTTCTGCGGCAGGAAGGCGTTGTCCGACCAACGCAGATCGAAGTTGTTGGTGCTGTAGATTGGATTGACCGAACCCGCGCCGTACGATTCGACCAGATCGATGTCGTAGAAGGTCGGTTGGCCGCGGTCGAAGGTGTCCTCGGTGATGTATTTGGCCTCGCCGTACAGCTCGATGTTGTCGGTCAACTGGAACGTCGAGCCGGCCTGGAACCGCGCCGATTCTGAGCGCGGCACGCGCGAGCCGGTGCTGAAGTCGGCGATGTTCTCGCCGTCGCCGCCAATGTTGTAGGGGCGATTGATGCCGACGTTGCCGATCCGCTGACCGAAGTTGGCCGGCCGCGCCGTGGCGCCGTCGTACCAGAAGGTCTTGCCGGGGGTGACGCCGTAGCAGTTGGGCGAATAGCTCCAACCGGCGCCGCCCGAGAAGCAGTCTTCGTACGCGACGTTCGGACTGGTCAGGTCTGTCGGCTGCTGCACATTGCCGAGGGTGGTCTGACCCCAACGCGGAATGTCCATTCTAAGGACGTTCTTGTAGAGCAGGCGATCGACTTGGCCGTCGTAAGGGACGGCGGTGCGGTCAGAATCTACAACCCCCAGGAAGTAAGCGTCGTCGATCCAGTCGATGTCGTTGGAGGTGACTTCATCCACTTCCTCGTACTCGCCGTGCACATAGACGTTCAGGCGACCGTCCAGGAAGTTCTTGCCGGCCAGTCCCGATATGCGCTTGTTGAGCTGGCCGTCCTGATTGATCATGCCAAGATTGGCGTCGATCTCGAGGCCCTCGAAATCCTTGCGCAGCACGAAGTTCAGCACGCCCGACACGGCGTCGGCGCCGTAGACCGAAGCCGCGCCGCCGGTGATGATCTCGATGTTCTCGATCAGCAGGCGGGGGATGGTGTCGACGTCGACCGCCAGCGAGCCGCCCGACGAGCCGACATGGCGGCGGCCATCGACCAGGGTCAGGGTGCGGTTGGAACCCAGCGAGCGCAGGTTCGGCAGCGACAGGCCGCCGTCGCCGAGTCCCGTGCCGGTGGTGTCGGAGGGCACAACCGAGTTCGACAGGGCCGGCAGGGTCGCCAGATAGTCGATGACGGTGGTCTGGCCGGTGTTCAGCAGCGCCTCGCGACCGACCTGGATCAGCGGGGTGGGGGCATTGGTCGGGTCGCGGCGGATGCGCGAGCCGGTGACGACGATTTCGTCCAGCTGTTGTTCCTGGGTGATCTCAGGATCGCCGGTCGGGGCGGTGGCGAGAGGCGGTTGCTGCTCGGGGGAAGCAGGCGCGGTTTGGGCGACGGCCGAGCCGGCGGCGAGAATGCCGGCGAGCACGGTGGTCGCGAGTAGATGCTGACGCATGTGGCTCCTTGGTGTCAAAGACGCGGCAGGCGCTTGGGGGAAAAGCGTCAAAGGTCGCCGCGATGGGGCCGCAAAAGCACTTTGTGACAGCCGTGCGTCAAGCAAGAGGCGGTCAATCCCTGAGTATATCGTTGGTATAGCAACTATGTGTCCGGATTGACACAGTTACGGCTGATAACCTGCTCCGTTCGTGCGTTCCTCGAGCCAGCCGGGCAGGTCGGCGATGCTGTCCAGGGCGCCGTAGCGATCATGCCCCTCCGGCGCATCCGCCACCTCATGCGCCCAGGTGACGGCGTAAGGGATGTGGGCGGCGTAGGCGCCGGCTTGCAGCGCCGGCAGGACGTCGGACTTCATGGAGTTGCCGGCCATGGCGGCGTCTTCGGCGCCGGTGCCGTGGCGGGTGAAGATGCGAGCGTAAGTGTCGGCGGTCTTTTCCGACACGATCTCCACGGCGGCGAACAGGTCGCCGAGGCCGGAGGCGGCCAGTTTGCGCTCCTGGTCCAAGAGATCGCCCTTGGTGATCAGCAGGAGCCGATAGCGTTCCGACAGCGCGGCCAGGGCCTCATCGACGCCCGGCAGGGTCTCGACCGGA
The genomic region above belongs to Brevundimonas sp. PAMC22021 and contains:
- a CDS encoding HAD family hydrolase, translating into MSITTVGLDADDTLWHNETIFRLTHARFVELLADHGDEDVIEARLAGVEQRNLRLYGYGVKGFTLSMIETAMELTDGNLPASVTREILAAGREMLAHPVETLPGVDEALAALSERYRLLLITKGDLLDQERKLAASGLGDLFAAVEIVSEKTADTYARIFTRHGTGAEDAAMAGNSMKSDVLPALQAGAYAAHIPYAVTWAHEVADAPEGHDRYGALDSIADLPGWLEERTNGAGYQP
- the carB gene encoding carbamoyl-phosphate synthase large subunit, translating into MPKRTDIRSILIIGAGPIVIGQACEFDYSGVQACKALKAEGYRVILVNSNPATIMTDPEVADATYIEPITPEIVEKIIAREKPDALLPTMGGQTALNTALALDASGALARHGVEMIGARAEVIDKAEDRQKFRDAMDKLGLESPRSHAAHTMDEALDGLEFVGLPAIIRPSFTLAGTGGGIAYNREEFEEIVARGLDLSPTTEVLIEESVLGWKEFEMEVVRDKADNCIIICSIENIDPMGVHTGDSITVAPALTLTDKEYQAMRTGSINVLREIGVETGGSNVQWAINPADGRMVVIEMNPRVSRSSALASKATGFPIAKVAARLAVGYTLDELQNDITQVTPASFEPSIDYVVTKIPRFAFEKYPGAEASLTTSMKSVGEVMAIGRTFQESMQKALRGLETGLSGFDEIEIDGVGGDGEDASIRAAVVRALGQPTPDRIRVIAQAFRHGLSVEEVHAACSYEPWFLRQIAEIVRTEGLVRVKGLPGQAPSVTAQGRRATSPSAGADREENGAEASPPHASGEGDREAVEGFAREFRRLKAMGFSDARLAHLTGQSEKQVRDARRALEVRPVFKRIDTCAAEFASATAYMYSTYETGALGQVPENEAEPSDRKKAIILGGGPNRIGQGIEFDYCCCHAAFAFDDIGVESIMVNCNPETVSTDYDTSDRLYFEPLTAEDVLELIEVERSRGELIGVVVQFGGQTPLKLAHALRDDGVPVLGTSVDSIDLAEDRERFQQMLEAIGLRQPPNALARSAEEAARKAEEVGYPVVLRPSYVLGGRGMMIVHDREQLDRYVGEAMRVSGDDPVLIDHYLNRATEVDVDALCDDETVFVAGVLEHIEEAGVHSGDSACSMPPYSLSAATVAELKRQTEAMARALKVRGLMNVQFAIEEPHGPEPRIFVLEVNPRASRTAPFVAKTIGQPIAAIAAKVMAGVPLKSFGLADKPYDHIAVKEAVFPFARFAGVDTVLGPEMRSTGEVMGLDWKREGEADMAPAFARAFAKSQIGGGVTLPTSGRAFISVKDEDKPFILEAARTLLAEGFSLIATAGTHAYLVEQGLEIGLVKKVLEGRPHIVDAMKNGEVQLVFNTTSGKQSLQDSFSLRRTALMMKIPYYTTTAGALAASQAIGAIKAGDLDVRPIQAYA
- a CDS encoding TonB-dependent receptor domain-containing protein; the protein is MRQHLLATTVLAGILAAGSAVAQTAPASPEQQPPLATAPTGDPEITQEQQLDEIVVTGSRIRRDPTNAPTPLIQVGREALLNTGQTTVIDYLATLPALSNSVVPSDTTGTGLGDGGLSLPNLRSLGSNRTLTLVDGRRHVGSSGGSLAVDVDTIPRLLIENIEIITGGAASVYGADAVSGVLNFVLRKDFEGLEIDANLGMINQDGQLNKRISGLAGKNFLDGRLNVYVHGEYEEVDEVTSNDIDWIDDAYFLGVVDSDRTAVPYDGQVDRLLYKNVLRMDIPRWGQTTLGNVQQPTDLTSPNVAYEDCFSGGAGWSYSPNCYGVTPGKTFWYDGATARPANFGQRIGNVGINRPYNIGGDGENIADFSTGSRVPRSESARFQAGSTFQLTDNIELYGEAKYITEDTFDRGQPTFYDIDLVESYGAGSVNPIYSTNNFDLRWSDNAFLPQNVKDAIRTNTVTPFTTPTLTSPGQPLAPVAAQFARHSLFGPDRYQDNTRELQRYVFGARGDWDQIAFVRDLSWDLGYTYGKVEVENREHGTDTQRFALAADAVVDTAGIVNGQAGQIVCRVQLLDAQGADLDDYQRGGDLRDSEYGRNSIDQCAPLNVFGKGNQSAEAIEYILADIGVTEQNEQQQVLGSISGNLWDFWGAGSIGVAIGGEYRREETSATGRDRDTAGRLLFLNTGPDFLEASYESKEVFAELSIPLFRDSMLGEYAELSGSYRYADYSTVGAQDVYGVNLIYRPIPDIAFKTSFNTSIRVPDLGENFSPFSQTFLNDFTDPCTTQAIIAVNDADQKANRIQNCSALAAQQGLDFDFAGATPETTDDFRPTYTSGVSGVLGGNPALQPEESDSFTFSTVLKPRFIPNFSLVLDYYEIKIDNVISAISAATAAANCVNGPSLNDAACATIFRNNPDIPFGIGAPQGDPVGGFIQGSINYAKLETRGLDFTANYRFDFDEMLGRNWGRLDYSIAGLYLIEQQEFFNAEDPSDFDELVSTPFYPKVRFTSSLTYTPNEIWSVNWTADWQTSQDIIESRDFINNADQRYYYQTRTGNFARHDLTVRWNVREDLSVRAGVVNVFDAEQKDYLGTTLYSNFDPYGRRFFVGLNFRPF